A genomic region of Rheinheimera sp. MMS21-TC3 contains the following coding sequences:
- a CDS encoding DUF4392 domain-containing protein, with protein MDTLPQNLNQNHLALSQHIERLLVRKNLRGMAQLQPLLKPGYILRAAQLIVQCRGAVLIGTGFPVLDTFETDGPVGAIALYQLLQQLGAKPIIVCGDPLFSQLEADYHCYQLEVNQYQALTDIAQHALTHLAPELIIAIERPGFNAAQRYSNMRGEDISERCASFDHFLNLATCPTIGIGDGGNEIGMGNLKQALAQLDIIPSITECDELIVADVSNWAAWGLIAMVSALTKQDLLAKADPLSILQYLSAKGSVDGVTRLNTLTEDGLAPSEGLSLINNLLALYQGVN; from the coding sequence ATGGACACTTTACCTCAGAACTTAAACCAAAATCATTTAGCCTTAAGCCAGCACATTGAAAGGCTATTAGTGCGCAAAAATTTGCGCGGAATGGCCCAGTTACAACCTTTACTTAAACCTGGCTATATCTTACGCGCGGCTCAGTTAATTGTGCAATGCCGCGGTGCGGTATTAATTGGCACGGGTTTTCCGGTACTAGACACCTTTGAAACCGATGGTCCGGTTGGCGCTATTGCCTTATATCAATTATTACAACAGCTAGGCGCCAAGCCTATTATTGTTTGTGGTGATCCGCTTTTTAGCCAATTAGAAGCTGATTATCATTGTTATCAACTTGAGGTAAATCAGTATCAGGCCTTAACCGATATAGCCCAGCACGCCTTAACTCACCTAGCGCCAGAATTAATAATTGCAATTGAGCGCCCAGGCTTTAATGCCGCCCAACGTTATAGCAATATGCGCGGCGAAGATATTTCAGAACGCTGTGCTAGCTTTGATCATTTTTTAAATTTAGCGACTTGCCCAACTATAGGTATTGGCGATGGCGGCAACGAAATTGGTATGGGAAATCTCAAGCAAGCTTTAGCACAACTTGATATTATTCCCTCTATAACTGAGTGTGATGAATTAATAGTGGCGGATGTGTCTAATTGGGCGGCATGGGGACTTATTGCTATGGTATCAGCGTTAACAAAACAAGATTTACTAGCAAAGGCCGATCCCTTATCCATTTTGCAGTATCTAAGTGCCAAAGGCAGCGTGGATGGTGTAACGCGATTAAACACCTTAACCGAAGACGGTTTGGCCCCTAGCGAAGGCTTAAGCCTAATTAACAATCTACTCGCTCTATATCAAGGCGTTAACTAA
- a CDS encoding biotin-dependent carboxyltransferase family protein yields MSHKMASVSDSNSFTVRSAGILSLLQDRGRFGQSHLGLTTGGPADPYSAAMANALLNNNSNATLIECSIGGLQLEAHCASFIAVTGAELSLTINGQAAAMWTSLAVSAGDIIELGMASAGLRAYVAVAQGFKVKPQFSSTATVLREKIGGLNGDKLQAGDTLAITSVSRATSHSLAKQHWRQFNNSLTLRLVEGYQAEQFSTSERQRFYLQPYTVTPQSDRMGYKLTGAAIHCQQQSLLSEGISYGAVQIPPDGQPIVLLNDRQTLGGYPKIGSVLSLDCALLAQASPGTKVYFTPISIEQAHNALCLADAHFKRLTAAWAQA; encoded by the coding sequence ATGAGTCACAAAATGGCTAGTGTTAGTGATAGCAATAGTTTTACTGTGCGTTCTGCCGGTATTCTTAGCTTATTGCAAGATCGCGGTCGTTTTGGCCAAAGTCATTTAGGCTTAACCACGGGTGGCCCGGCGGATCCCTACTCTGCGGCGATGGCAAACGCCCTATTAAATAATAATAGCAACGCAACCTTAATTGAGTGCAGCATTGGCGGCTTACAATTAGAAGCCCATTGCGCCAGCTTTATTGCGGTTACTGGCGCTGAACTTAGTTTAACGATTAACGGCCAAGCTGCAGCCATGTGGACGAGTCTAGCCGTTAGTGCAGGAGATATTATTGAACTAGGTATGGCCAGTGCCGGTTTACGCGCTTATGTCGCAGTTGCTCAAGGCTTTAAGGTTAAACCACAATTTTCTAGTACCGCTACTGTATTACGGGAAAAAATTGGCGGTTTAAATGGCGATAAATTACAAGCTGGCGATACTTTAGCTATTACTAGTGTCAGTCGTGCAACGTCGCATAGTTTAGCTAAACAGCATTGGCGGCAATTTAATAACAGCTTAACCCTGCGTTTAGTTGAAGGTTATCAAGCTGAGCAATTTTCAACGTCTGAGCGACAACGCTTCTATCTACAGCCTTATACGGTAACGCCACAGTCGGATCGAATGGGTTACAAATTAACCGGCGCCGCTATCCATTGCCAGCAACAAAGCTTATTGTCAGAAGGTATTAGTTACGGTGCGGTACAAATTCCGCCTGATGGCCAACCTATTGTCTTGCTTAATGACCGCCAAACTTTAGGCGGCTATCCAAAAATAGGCTCAGTATTATCTTTAGATTGCGCTTTACTCGCCCAAGCTAGCCCTGGCACTAAAGTTTATTTTACACCTATTTCTATTGAACAAGCGCATAATGCTTTATGCTTAGCCGATGCCCATTTTAAGCGGCTCACAGCAGCTTGGGCTCAAGCTTAA
- the pxpB gene encoding 5-oxoprolinase subunit PxpB, translating to MKPQQLEYQLDIASENAFIVYFQQQMSAEISGQVQWATEQIRLALADDLIDLLPSYASVLVVFNPLTTNHFIVSANIKRCLAQPFSAQSRSGKRVELPVYYSEESGPDLALIAKTKQISISQVIQLHQAVVYRVYAIGFAPGFAYLGQIDPILQMPRLNSPRAKVPKGAVAIADRQTAIYPAASPGGWNLIGLCPSPMFTPEATPAMPVAVGDEVQFVAIDKAEFIRLGGEL from the coding sequence ATGAAGCCGCAGCAGCTAGAGTATCAATTAGACATTGCCAGTGAGAATGCGTTTATAGTCTATTTTCAGCAGCAAATGTCAGCAGAGATATCAGGCCAAGTACAATGGGCCACTGAGCAAATTCGTCTTGCCTTAGCTGATGATTTAATTGATCTCTTACCTTCTTATGCTTCTGTATTAGTTGTTTTTAATCCGCTGACAACCAATCACTTTATTGTCAGCGCTAACATTAAGCGCTGTTTAGCTCAGCCTTTTAGCGCACAAAGCCGCAGCGGCAAGCGAGTTGAGCTTCCTGTCTATTACAGTGAAGAAAGTGGCCCCGACTTAGCCTTAATTGCTAAAACTAAACAAATAAGCATTAGTCAGGTTATTCAACTGCACCAAGCTGTAGTATATCGGGTTTATGCTATTGGCTTTGCCCCCGGCTTTGCTTATTTAGGCCAAATTGATCCCATTTTACAGATGCCCCGCTTAAATTCTCCTAGAGCCAAGGTGCCTAAAGGTGCGGTGGCGATTGCGGATAGACAAACTGCCATCTACCCTGCTGCATCACCTGGTGGCTGGAATTTAATAGGCCTATGCCCAAGCCCCATGTTTACACCAGAAGCAACACCCGCTATGCCAGTTGCAGTAGGCGATGAAGTGCAATTTGTCGCTATTGATAAAGCCGAATTTATCCGCTTAGGTGGTGAGCTATGA
- a CDS encoding 5-oxoprolinase subunit PxpA codes for MKLNCDLGESFGSWQMGLDASAMPHIDMANIACGFHAGDPDVIASTLALAKQYHVSIGAHPAYPDLQGFGRRSMVLSDSEIINAIHYQIAALEGMAKTQGLPLEYVKPHGALYNDMMSNPQIFNAVLTAIASYHQPLKLMILATAEQDHYQHLAKQAGVSLLFEAFADRRYTDEGKLTPRSQAGAVLSETEMLQQVQQLVQSGTVTTQSGQKLALKADTLCVHGDNSAAILQIAKIRQLLV; via the coding sequence ATGAAATTAAACTGTGATTTAGGCGAAAGTTTTGGCAGTTGGCAAATGGGCTTAGATGCCAGCGCCATGCCTCATATCGATATGGCGAATATTGCTTGTGGTTTTCATGCCGGTGATCCAGATGTAATAGCCAGCACCTTAGCACTGGCTAAACAATATCATGTTAGCATTGGTGCTCATCCTGCTTATCCTGATCTACAGGGCTTTGGTCGGCGTAGTATGGTTTTATCTGATAGTGAAATTATTAATGCTATCCATTATCAAATTGCCGCTTTAGAAGGCATGGCTAAAACGCAAGGCTTACCCCTTGAATACGTTAAGCCACACGGTGCTTTGTATAACGATATGATGAGTAACCCGCAGATTTTTAATGCCGTATTAACAGCGATTGCCAGTTACCATCAGCCGTTAAAATTAATGATTTTAGCTACCGCTGAGCAGGATCATTATCAACACTTGGCAAAACAAGCCGGCGTTAGCTTATTATTTGAAGCTTTTGCTGATCGCCGCTATACCGACGAGGGCAAACTAACCCCACGCAGCCAAGCCGGTGCTGTGCTATCAGAAACTGAGATGTTGCAACAAGTGCAACAGCTCGTGCAGTCGGGCACTGTCACCACCCAGTCTGGCCAAAAATTAGCCTTAAAAGCAGATACGCTATGCGTGCATGGTGATAATTCTGCGGCTATTTTACAAATAGCCAAAATACGTCAGCTACTAGTATGA